From Anopheles coluzzii chromosome 3, AcolN3, whole genome shotgun sequence, the proteins below share one genomic window:
- the LOC120957735 gene encoding uncharacterized protein LOC120957735, with product MSYIFLFEVIVDDLNIFSDSRNSIGQNDPGTARQELCVRLQLASLVRCEVCEKDFGSALDIEVRQTGENCLFAYNPSSELMEEQSLDLRISAHGKGPDGSKRLIGSWREPGHEMLVALAQAYDLQNGTPAQDNSKESLASAESLTADAKRNKPVSNTLKAMYPLEAESNSSNNNNTVVGFVVLTIRMSCLGPNINQKVLFGGRDLQQQPVTCYKVQDEPVVQCVTLEDQDEQQLVCPKGSLASIVGTAIEPEVQPYDEYAAELNGNAICIRVEKDANIAVSLDGEETDGCTKGCWTSLTLPDGVYGLKEEYVRREANNCQLPVIRGTLKYPAYHWAGDFMVAKKTTPVTVDDYRKRPDPTRTVGLQALPPDQLERDCAGIEICRKGWHDPNVDVFVLKLGKNKRTTAADGNPRNEVEIELRTPRGPSREIRPKETRGVQVIEVEFEPAREMQKPAAGEGGEPTKKAKPAGKKGKKK from the exons ATGTCATACATCTTTCTGTTCGAAGTTATCGTCGATGATTTGAATATCTTTTCGGACAGTCGAAATTCAATTGGTCAGAATGACCCCGGTACGGCACGGCAGGAACTGTGCGTCCGTCTGCAGCTTGCCAGCCTGGTACGGTGTGAGGTGTGTGAGAAAGATTTTGGCTCCGCGCTAGACATCGAGGTGCGTCAAACGGGTGAAAACTGTCTCTTCGCTTACAATCCCTCGTCCGAGCTGATGGAAGAGCAATCGCTCGACTTGCGAATATCGGCCCACGGAAAAGGTCCCGATGGGAGCAAACGATTGATCGGTAGCTGGAGGGAACCGGGGCATGAAATGTTGGTCGCATTGGCCCAGGCGTACGACCTGCAGAATGGTACACCGGCTCAGGACAACTCCAAGGAATCGTTGGCATCTGCCGAATCGCTTACAGCAGATgccaaacgaaacaaacccGTTTCGAACACACTGAAAGCAATGTATCCGCTGGAAGCTGAATCGAacagtagcaacaacaacaatacggTCGTTGGGTTCGTCGTTCTCACCATCCGGATGTCTTGCCTTGGGCCGAACATCAATCAGAAGGTACTGTTCGGAGGGCGTGatctgcagcagcaaccggtCACTTGCTACAAGGTGCAAGACGAACCGGTCGTACAGTGTGTGACGCTCGAGGACCaggacgagcagcagctggtATGTCCGAAGGGAAGCCTTGCCAGCATTGTCGGAACGGCCATCGAGCCGGAAGTGCAACCGTACGATGAGTATGCGGCAGAACTGAACGGGAATGCCATCTGTATCCGGGTGGAGAAGGACGCCAACATTGCGGTCAGCCTTGACGGAGAGGAAACTGACGGTTGCACCAAAGGGTGTTGG ACCTCTCTTACCCTTCCGGATGGAGTGTACGGACTGAAGGAGGAATACGTCCGCCGGGAAGCGAACAACTGCCAGCTGCCCGTCATCCGCGGCACCCTCAAGTACCCGGCGTATCATTGGGCGGGCGATTTTATGGTCGCTAAAAAGACAACGCCCGTTACGGTGGACGACTACCGGAAGCGACCCGATCCTACGCGTACCGTCGGGCTGCAAGCGCTCCCGCCCGATCAGCTCGAGCGAGACTGTGCCGGCATCGAGATCTGTCGCAAAGGATGGCACGATCCGAATGTGGATGTGTTTGTGCTGAAGCTGGGCAAGAACAAGCGCACCACCGCGGCGGATGGAAATCCACGCAACGAGGTGGAAATTGAGCTGCGAACACCGCGTGGCCCATCGCGTGAGATACGGCCGAAGGAAACGAGGGGGGTGCAGGTGATCGAGGTCGAGTTTGAACCGGCCCGGGAAATGCAAAAGCCGGCCGCCGGTGAAGGTGGTGAACCGACCAAGAAAGCGAAGCCCGCCGGCAAGAAAGGCaaaaagaaatag